The window GCCGATTCCGGGCGTGAGTGGGGCGCATATGGCCGAAACAGTGGCCTCCTATGGGCCGGTCGATACCGAGTATATTTCCTGGGAAAACCTGCCCGGCCGGCTTGTTGCGGAAATTGAGGCCGGGGATCTGGTTGTCACTATGGGGGCCGGGAGTATTACCGGATTACCCGATGCGCTCCTGGAGCGCTTAGAATCAGAGCGGAAGAAATGAGTCCTGTCCCTGCCGATGCCCAGGAATGGATTGTCGCTGCGCGCGACTTGGCTCACGCCCTCGAAAAATTGGGTGTGGGTGTGTTGCGCCTTAACGAGCCCTTATACCGCCACATGAGTCTGAGGATCGGCGGGCCTGCAGCCCTTTGGGTGGAGCCGCGCTCGGTTGAGGCCCTTTGCTGTGTGATCCAAGAGGCAAAATACATGGGATTGCCCCTGGCTGTGCTCGGGGGAGGCACCAATACCTGTGTGGCGGACTATGGGTTTCCGGGGGTTGTCGTGCATCTTGGGAATGAAACCTTTGGGGGCATCGAACGCCGTGGCTCGGATCTTCATGTGGGCGCGGCCGCGCCTTTGGCGGAACTAGTGCGGCGGGCCGCTTCCTGGGGCCTGGGCGGCTGTGAAGGTTTGGCCGGGATCCCCGGGCAAGTGGGAGGCGCAGTGGCGGGAAATGCGGGCACTCGATCGGATGAGGGCTATGTGCAAATCGGGGACTGCGTCCAGTGGGCCAGGGGCCTGGACGAAAATGCGCGGCTGCAGCAGTGGGGCCCGGACAACCTGGGTTTTGAGTACCGCAACAGCTCCCTCAGCAAAACGATGGTGATCCAGGTGGGCCTGCGAATGCGGGAAGAGAATAGCGAGGATCTCAAGAAACGCGTTCAGGATCTTTGTGAATACAAGACGCGTACCCAAGAGTACAGACTTCCGAGCGCAGGTTGTTGGTTCAAGAATCCGAAGGATTGTTCTGCTGCGCAACTCATTGAGCGTTCAGGTCTCAAAGGCTTGAAGGCTGGAACGGTTCAGGTGTGTCCAGCGCACGCGAACTTTATTACATTGATTGAAGGAATTCCAAGAGGCCGTTCAGATGATCTTTTGGGTTTGGTGGATCAAGTTACACGGCGCGTAAAGCAGGATCATGGGGTAGAATTAAAATCGGAAGTTAGAGACTTATGGAATCAAAGATGGTGGTAGGGGCAATGAGCTCGCAGGGGGTGTAAGTGACTGGAGGCAGGTACGGCCGGATTGGGGTTCTGATGGGAGGGCCCTCCGCAGAGCGCGAGATTTCATTGCGCT of the Candidatus Omnitrophota bacterium genome contains:
- the murC gene encoding UDP-N-acetylmuramate--L-alanine ligase (Catalyzes the formation of UDP-N-acetylmuramoyl-L-alanine from UDP-N-acetylmuramate and L-alanine in peptidoglycan synthesis); the protein is PIPGVSGAHMAETVASYGPVDTEYISWENLPGRLVAEIEAGDLVVTMGAGSITGLPDALLERLESERKK
- the murB gene encoding UDP-N-acetylmuramate dehydrogenase; this translates as MSPVPADAQEWIVAARDLAHALEKLGVGVLRLNEPLYRHMSLRIGGPAALWVEPRSVEALCCVIQEAKYMGLPLAVLGGGTNTCVADYGFPGVVVHLGNETFGGIERRGSDLHVGAAAPLAELVRRAASWGLGGCEGLAGIPGQVGGAVAGNAGTRSDEGYVQIGDCVQWARGLDENARLQQWGPDNLGFEYRNSSLSKTMVIQVGLRMREENSEDLKKRVQDLCEYKTRTQEYRLPSAGCWFKNPKDCSAAQLIERSGLKGLKAGTVQVCPAHANFITLIEGIPRGRSDDLLGLVDQVTRRVKQDHGVELKSEVRDLWNQRWW